From bacterium:
CCTGGGTAGATCTCTTCGTCCCCGGCAGCGCCGACGAGACGGTACTGGGACTGTTGCCATGACCGGGGGGGCTTCCGGACCCACGATCCTGCTCGTCAACAAGTTCTACCACGACGTGGGGCCGGCGGGCGGCGTGGGACGGTACATCCTCCAGGAAGAGGAGGACCTCGCCCGGCGCGGCTGGCGGGTCGTTCCCTTCGCCATGCACGACGAGCACGCGCGTCCCTCCGCCTGGGACCGGTTCTTCGTCAAGGCGCACGACTACCGGACGCCGCGCTTCTCGCCGGCGGCGGCTGCGGCGGCCCTCTCGCTGATCTGGAACCGGGAGGCGGCGCGCAACCTCGAGCGGCTGCTGCGGGAGGCGCGCCCCGACGTGGCGCACCTGCACAACATCTACCACCACCTGAGTCCCTCGCTGCTGCCCGTGCTGCGACGCCACGGGATTCCCGTGGTGATGACCCTGCACGACCTGCGGCTGCTCTGTCCCGCCATCCACATGCTGCGCGACGGCGGGGTCTGCGAGCGCTGCCGCGGCGGCCGGCTGTGGGAAGCGGTGCGCGGCCGCTGCGTGAAGGACTCCCGCGCCGCATCCCTGCTCGCCGCGGTGGAGACCGCCCACCAGAGATCGCGGAGGCTCTACGAGACGACCGTGTCGCGCTTCCTCTGCCCCAGCGCCTTCTACGCCCGGAAATACGCCGAGTGGGGATATCCCGCCGAGCGACTGCTCCATCTGCCCAATTTCGTGGACCTGGAGACCTGGCGGCCCTCGACCGCGGAACCGGACGACGCCTACCTCTACGCCGGCCGCATCTCGCGCGAGAAGGGCCTGGTCACGCTCCTGCGGGCCCATGCCCTCTGGGAAAGACGCGCGCGCGAAAGCGCCGAGACGGCGCCGCCGCAGCTGCGCCTGGCCGGCTCCGGACCTCTCGACGCGCGGCTGCGCGCGCTCGCGGACGAGCTCTCGCTGGAGCGG
This genomic window contains:
- a CDS encoding glycosyltransferase, yielding MTGGASGPTILLVNKFYHDVGPAGGVGRYILQEEEDLARRGWRVVPFAMHDEHARPSAWDRFFVKAHDYRTPRFSPAAAAAALSLIWNREAARNLERLLREARPDVAHLHNIYHHLSPSLLPVLRRHGIPVVMTLHDLRLLCPAIHMLRDGGVCERCRGGRLWEAVRGRCVKDSRAASLLAAVETAHQRSRRLYETTVSRFLCPSAFYARKYAEWGYPAERLLHLPNFVDLETWRPSTAEPDDAYLYAGRISREKGLVTLLRAHALWERRARESAETAPPQLRLAGSGPLDARLRALADELSLERISFLGPLTPSALRAEIQRARFAVLPSEWYENGPLSLLEALATGVPVVGADIGGIPECL